The sequence below is a genomic window from Ovis canadensis isolate MfBH-ARS-UI-01 breed Bighorn chromosome 1, ARS-UI_OviCan_v2, whole genome shotgun sequence.
TAAGTAAAAAGTTTGTATGCCAGCATTGAGCTTTCTGGACTCACAAGTTTCCGCCAAGCCACTTGTAATTATTTTATAGGTACATCTCTGGACATCCCCTACATCCCCTCCATATGACTCCAAAGCCTCTGCCCTTCCTCCATCAGCCTGTGGGTCAATACCGTCCCTTGAGCTCCCCTCACCACCTCCTCTGTCTGCTCCATCCTGTGTGACTCCTCCTGCCCAATTACCACACTGGATAATTAAACCCATTACTTACCTGCTCTACTCGCTCGTATTCCCTTTTCCAACTTTCAGATTCCCTCTAGTAAATTATTTCCATGCCTCGCTcatcaacatttttatttcttcaaaataaaacatcATCTTTGCTGGGCATGGCTTTTGAGCCCACGGTGGTACTCAGATGACTCACATGGAGGACTTGCTGTTTTCCTCCAAGGTATTCAGTACCTTTGCGACCCCGATACTACTTCCCAGGACTGtttcttcctttgccttctctCCTGCCCAATAGGGATGAGGTTGATAAGAAGGAGTTAACACATGAGAATCTGTCATTTGAACAGATAACTGCTCTGTTCACTCGGACACAGTTTAGGCAGTTTTCCATCTTTAGCTGAATGCATCTGGATACTAGAATTTCAGAACTGAGAATACCAGGGAAGCTATCAGTTATCCTCCCAGTCCAAACCAGAAATGGACGCAGTAACAGCCTGTGATCCTCCAGCCTCTGTGGGCACCTCACCCTCCAGAAGGCCTCCCAGTCTAATGTGACATGCTGGCTTCTGATGCAGAAGGGAAAATAAAGGGTTGGCGGTGCCCTGGCTCTAACACTCTCATAGCAGCCATGGGCAGGTCTTCAAACTCCCTGCACCTTGATATTTTGCTCATAAAACAGGGATGCTAGCCCAGCCTGCTTCCCTGTGTGCTGGAAGGTTCTACAAGAGCACGCCTTTGGAAGCACGTTCATGCAGTGGAAGTGGGCTCCCTTTACAGGTCTGAGCTTGCAAGGGCAGCTCCCTGGCCATGCCTGGAGCCTCCAAGGAGCTGTGCTGGCTTCCCGAACTGCTGACGCTGGTGCTGATGGAAGGGCTCTGGGCAAGACCCTGTGGCTGCAATAGCCGGGCTTTGCAGGCCTTTTGGACATAAGAGGGCAGAAATTATAGATAAAATCACCCCCAAACAAGTCAGCTATTGTAGCCCACTGATAAGAATTTGCCTATGACTGGCTACAGTTATATTTATCATCCTGTAAATAAATGAAGATGTAGAGAAAGTAGTTCACAAGATTCAAAGGAGGTtgagagcaggagagagagaggaaaggagcaaGGAAAGGGAGATAGAGGGGTTATCAGATGGAATGTGGCTCCAGATGCTGTGAACAACCTCCTTAGGGAGCTTGTTCAAGAAGCAGGAAAGCCAGGAGCAGCTGAAGGGCAGACCGAGTGAACGGTGCCTGGACGGGCATGGTCCAACTGTCGAGGAGACCTCCACTGCCCATGCCCAAGGCCAGCGTAGGAGCCAGCTGAGCCTCCAGTAGTCAAGGGGGCTCCAGCAGCAGCACTCACAGCAGTCATCCACTGGCGAGGAGGGATACTCCGTGCCACCCGCTGAGCTGGGACCCACTGGAGCATCCCCTGTGGGCACCCCCTCACCTCACAAGCAGCCCATAAGCCCAAGTGAGGAGGTGGGATGGAGGGTGCTTTCCTCACTACAGCTGCCCCATCCAGGCCGCCTGAGAGGCAAGATGGCCTGGACACACCCATGGCTCTTTCACCAATCCTCTCTCCTCAATGCATCCCTGGCTTTGAGACCTGGCCACTCAGCCTCAAAAGCAAGAAGCATAGCAGTGGCTCCATCGTTCCTTTAGTAACATATCTCGGGCACAATATCTACCCCAAGCCTTTATCCATCCCCTCTTCTCCCATCACAGGCACAGCAGCATCTTAGCCCTGCTCGGACTCTCAACAATGAAACCAGGGCCCCGCCTGCCTTCCAAACAGTCCTGAGTAACGAGGTCTCTGCCAAgcaccaccctcaccctctcccaagcttgtgctcggtcatgtctgactctttgcaaccccttggattgtAGACCACGAGGCTCCTGtggccgtgggatttcccaggcaagaatactgccatttcctactccagggaatcttcctgacccagggatcaaacccacatctcctacactggcagacaggttctttaccactgtgccacctgggaaacccctccaGGAAAATAGTATGTAACAATACTTTATTGCAAGACTCCTGGCTCTCTTGTTATTTATTACATGTTGAAAGGAAAGTTGTATCTATTGAGAAGTAAAATGACAAAGTCGTCTTCAGTGCATAGAAAGATCACTGCTcttcatgttttctgtttctctttccaggGGCTTGAAAACGCAAGTAACTCTTTCAGTCACGTTTCGTCTTCCAGGTTTTAAAATAAGAGAAGTCTGCATCCACACCACTCTCACCTTAGAGCAAAGAAAGGAGAATGAATGCAGTATGCAACCACGCGCTGCTGCCAGTCTGAACAAAAAAAACTGGAATTGGTGTTCTTTTCTAAAACACCAAGCTTTCATACACTTTGGAGATTCCTAAATAGTACAGCCCTAACTTGGATGTGATCTGTAGAATGTCGTAAATATTAAATTAGTGGTTTATATAGAAACCATAAGAAATGTACAGAAAGGGATGTAGCTCCTATAAAGTCTGAGATTCGATACTGAGATAAAATCCCTTTTAGAAACACATTCGTTAAAGCAGATTCTGATGTGACCCAACAGTTCACTCCATAGACAAGTGATGCCAGAGGCTAGAAGTAAATTAATAAGGCAACATTCTAATGAAATTAATTTATACTGAGAGAGTCAAGTAGCACTGAGACTATAACCCAGAAAGTGAGCCAGAGTGAGGCGGTTAGGAAGTATGGCAAGGAAGGGAAAGTCAGCGTCTAGGAGCAGGGCTGTAGGATTCGGGCAGAGATGAAGGCCCAGCTCACCGCAGCATTTTCTGACACATCCCTGCTGCCTGACAGTGGGGGCATACGAACTTCTCGAGTGGTTTTATTACTCTCCTCTCCCATACTGTTGcctcagaattttattttatagtttgtgACCATATCTATTTTTCCACCTACTTAATTCTGATCCCCTTGAAGAGAGGAACTAAGTTGCACTCAACTGTGTTGCCAAACTAAGTTTAACATGAGGCCGTGCTGTATAAAGTGAGTGCTCAAAAATAGCTTTGAAGCAAAGAGTGAATAAATATGTCACTGTGCATATattgcacgtgtgcacacacacacacacgcgtgcgcgcgcacacacacacacacgctcttcTGGTCCCATGAGTCTGCATAAGGCATAGCCCTGACATTCCCATGTCCTTCCTTTTCTGTCCTCCTGCTTGGCACCTTTTCATCTGTCAGAGCTGGGCTCAAAGACACAAATGGTGATGTTCACAGAACTGTGATATCCACTATCATGGGGCTAGTAGCCTTAATATAAGTATCTCTTGGACTGTAAAAACCATGAGCATCTCTGGACCCTAACATATACTGTCATATattaggcactcagtaaatatttacccaGATAAGTGGAGTGGAATATGTAAGTAAGGGCAGAAAAGCTTAGTTATTTTTGGGTTAATCAGAAAAAGCACATTAAATATCATTTCTTTTAAGTCTTACATGGTGTACTGACTATAACACAAAAACATGATGAATGACAGTATAAGACTgtagcttttcttgtttctttaaaattaatttttaattgaaggatagttgctttacaacactgtgctggtttctgccatacatcaacattaatcagccatagaAACAcacatgtccccttcctcttggtccttcctcctgcctctcacaACATGCcatccttctaggttgtcacagaacccaGGTTTGAGTTCCTCGAGTCATGCAGCATAGTTGCACTGGCTCTCTGTTTTACGTATGGTGGTGGATAAGTCTCCATCCTGCTCTCGCCATTCACCCTGCCCTCTCCTCGCCCCACTGCGTCAAGTCCTTTCCTTATGTCTGTGTCTcgactgctgccctgcaaataggctcatcagtgcCATctgtctagattccatatatatgtgtgaatacatgctctttatttctctctttctgatttacttcactctatataataggctctgggatcatccacgtcattagaactgactcacatgcattcttttttatggctgagtaatatttcattgtgtatatgtaccacaacttccttacccactcatctgttgatggacacctagtttacttccatgccctagctattgtaagcagtgctgcagtAAACAATGGGGTACATGTAAGACTGTAATTATTAACCAGGGAAAGGCCATGGAGCTCTTTCAGCAAGTGAAGAGACCCTCAAGGCCCTGACCTGGCATGTGAGAGCAGAGGGCACGGGGTCTGGGGAGGGGACTGAGCGCCCAGAGCGGGCAGCACTGCGCCTTCCCTTCTATCTCTTCACCAGGAACCACCTCAGGACTATGTGCAAGCATTGATTAGAAAGACATGTTTCCCTATGGCCGCAGTCAATTAAGAGTCCACAGGCACAACTGGAGAGAAAAAAACTACCTGCTTATGTACTGATCCATCAGAATTGTCCACTCTGATGAAGTGAGGTGAAATCTGATCTCTGTGGGCTGGGGGTCCCCACCGAGTGGACAGGGCCCCTCAGCAAGCAGAGtttctgtctgtaaaatggtAAGAATAACAGTCCCTACTCTGCTGGATCTTTTACACATATACACTTGTGCAAAAGGGCTGTCTTATACATGTAGACACACATGTACATGCAAGACATGTATATggacatgtacatgtgtgtgcatctaTTAAATAATTgtgttatatatgtacatacatataaaacaaataatatatatattcttggtGTGTGCTCAggcttatccaactctttgtgactcagtggattgcagcctgccaggctgaccatcgaattttccaggaaagaatactggagtgggttgccatttccttctctaagagatcttcataacccagggatcaaacccgcacctcctgcattgaaagcagattctttactgctgagccactggggaagcccgtaTATGTTCACaggtaggtggctcagatggtaaggagtttgcctgccaatgcaggaggccaaggttcaatccctgggtcaaggagatctcctggagaagggaatggcaacccactccagtattcttgcttggaaaattccaaggacagagaagccgggcagGCTGCaccccattgggtcacaaagagtaggacatgactgaggacacacaATGAATACAACACCAGAGAATAAAAGTAAATGCTGAATCACAGTCGCTTTAATAGATTCCAACTCTGAATGTGATGCTTGGCTTTCAGAAGAGGGGAGTGGCAGTCCGAACTGATTTTTTCTATAGCATCTCATATGGTAATAGAGGAACCGTATCCCACCCAATCAAATCCTGGTAGTCTTAGGAGGCAGGGGGTGACCACCCAATCAGACAGCAATACCCATTTCAGGTCACGTCTGAGTGTGTGGTACTTGACACATGGATATTATTCACACTCTCACCACAGCTCAGATGCAACAGTGCAATTAGAGTTCCAAATATCTTCCCTCACTCTTCATTCTCAAAATGCCCTGGAAATTCCTAAGTTGGGCAGATAGCTTGTGAATAAATCAAATTAGCAATCAGTAAAATAACAACAAGATAAGATATGCAAAAATCTCAAACAATTACATGGCAAATGCCAAGAGAAAGAAACATGTGAATGTTAATGTATTAGTTTAAAGCCTGTGCATCCAACATTACTTCCTCAGGAAACACACATGCAGATTTTTCTATCTGGGCAGTGCATACacagggaagaaaggagggggTGGCTAGAAACTGGGGATAAGATCACAACCTATAAAGGGCTTTCAAACAGTGGTGCTGAagagtcttgagaatcccttggacaacaagattAAAGTAATCAATCCTAGCCCTTTTGGCTCTCTGAGTGGCACCATGGTGGTCGGCAAGAACAAGTGCCTTATGAAAAGAGGCAAAAAGGGAGCCAAGAAGAAAGTGGTTGACCCATTTTCTAAAAAAGATTGGTATGATGTGAAAGCACCAGCTATGTTCCATATAAGGAATATTGGGAAAACACTGGTCACGAGAACTCAAGGAACCAAAATCACGTCTGATGGCCTCAAAGGTCGTGTTTTTAAAGTGAGTCTTGCTGACCTGCAGAATGATGAAGTAACATTTAGAAATTCAAGCTAACTACTGAGGATGTTCAGGGCAAAAACTGCCTGACTAATTTTCATGGTATGGATCTTACCCGTGACAAAATGTGCTCCATGGTCAAAAAATGGCAGACCATGATTAAAGCTCACGTTGACGTCAAGACTATGGATGGTTACTTGCTTCATCTCTTCTGTGTGGGTTTTACTAAAAAGCGCAACAATCAGATTCGGAAGACCTCTTACGCCCAGCACCAGCAGGGGTACCAGATCTGCAAGATGATGGAAAGCAAGACCCGAGAGGTGCAGACAGATGACTTGAGAGAGGTGGTCAATAAATTGATTCCAGATAGCACCGGAAAAGACATAGAAAAGGCTTGCCAATCGATTTATCCACTCCATGATGTCTTTGTTAGGAAAGtaaaaatgctgaagaagcccAAGTTTGAATTGGGAAAATTCGTGGAGCTACATGGTGAAGGTAGTAGTTCTAGAAAAGCTACTGGGGATAAGACAGGTGCTAAAGTTGAACGAGCTGATGGATACAAGCCACCAGTCCAAGAATCAGCTTAAAAGGCTGACTCTTAATGGTGACAAATAGAAGATCTtatttgtggttaaaaaaaaaaaaagttagtcaatcctaaaggaaatcaaccctgaatattcattggaaggactgatgctgagctgaagctccaatactctggccacctgatgggaagagccgactctttggaaaagaccctgatgctgggaaagactgaaggcaaaaggcaaaggggcagcagaagatgagatggttagatagcatcactgactcaatggacatgagtctgagcaaactctggaagatactggaggacagagaaacctggcatgctgcagtccatggagtcacaaagagctggaaacaacttagcaactaaacaacaacaacataaagggCATTGGTTAGAAGAGTGACATAAGGGCAATGTGGGGATAATTTGAGAAATAGAGCAAGGCCATGAGGGGCTAGGTGAGTTGTGGAAGCAAGTGTTGAACAGAATAAGACGTTCGGGTGTGTGGGACTCAAAGAGACAGGAAACAAGCATGCTTTCTGTCAAAGGATGGACATGATGgatttgccatttctttttctttcctggtggctcagatggtaaagcatctgcctacaatgagggagacctgggttcgattcttgggtcaggaagatcccctggagaaggaaatggcaacctactccagtagtattgcttggaaaatcccacgaacagaggagcatggtaggctacagtccacggggtcacaaagagttggacatgactgagtgacttcactcactcactttcttGATCCAGGAACatacactaatttttaaaaattaaaatacctttGTAGCTATTTTTGTTGCAGTACATTGGGATATAGTCcttaaaaataatctcaaagaTACATCATGTAAGCATGTCTCTTTAAAGTTTACTGGAGAATGGCCAGCATGCTCATCTGCCCATGACCGTGGCATCCGCTCTCCACGTGCACACAGATGGCATTGCCCCGTGGGCAGGGGGACTTCCTGACAGCAGCATGAACTTTGGCTCTTGGGGTCTTCACTTCCAGCTCAGGGTGTACTGTGGcttcttttgaaagtgaaagtctctcagttgtgtcctactctttgtgatcccatggattctatagtccatggaattctctaggccagaatactagagtggatagccgttccctcctccaggggatcttcccaactcagggattgaatccagctctcccgcattgcaggtggattctttaccagctgagccactagggaagcccaagaatagtggagtgggtagcctatcccctctccaggagatcttcccaacccaggaatcgaacctgggtgtcctgcattgcaggtgggttctttaccaactgagcgatcagggaaggcaatggcactaaTTTTCCACTTTCACACACAAGGTTCTATCTGCCTGAATGGCCCTTCCTCCAAATGTATTAGCATCTTCCCTGTCAGACTGCTGCTCTGCTATCACCTCTCCAAAACATCCTCACCAACCACCCAATTTAaagtgctttgttgttgttcagtcgctcagtcatgcccgactctttgtgaccccatggtctgcagcatgccaggcttccctgtcctttactatctccctgagATAGTGTTTAACAGCCCCAAATTCTTACCCTTTCTTCGTTTATTATTAGCAAATGtatcatattttacatgtttACCTCAATAGTTCTGTTTTATTCTCCCACTGGAATTCAGGCTTCATTAAGACAggaatttttacctttttaaaattgtcCTATCTTATCCCCAATTcacaagtggttcagtggtaaaataaTATATCTGCCAGtgtagaagacacaggagatgtgggttcaatccctgggttggaaagagatcctggagtaggaaatggcaaccctctccagaattcttgcctgaaaaatcccatggagagaggaggctgggggggtggggcaggctacagtccatgagttcacaaagagtcagggatatgactgagtgactgagcacaatatATATCATATCCCCAGTCCCTGAGACAGCACCCAGCACACAGGAGGGTCTCAGAATGCATCTgtggaatgaaagaatgaatgcattTGGGGATAGCTTGTATGAGGTCATAGTTTAAGGAAGAAGGGGAACAGATAAAAGGGGCAGCCAGGGCAGAAAAACCAAGAGGAATTCCATCCACAGGAGAGAAAGGGGTGAataaagaaaagggagagaaacagaGGAGAGTGAGGCACAGGGCTCTTAGGAGGAGAGGCCAGGATAGCAGCACCAGATGCCAGGGTGGGGTCCAGAGGGGACGACCGTGGCCTTTCAGAACGAAATGGTTGTGGGTGACTCTCAACAACATGGTTTCAGTAGACGATCCAGGCTGACAATTGCCAGGAGTTAAAGGTGGAGttggtggtagagaacccacctaccaatgcaggagacgtaagaaacgtgggtttgatccctgggtttggaatattccctggaggagggcgtggcaacccactccagtatccttgccgagagaatccccatggacagaggagcctagagggctacagtccatggggtcgcaacgagtcagacatgactgaagcgacttagcagagcagAGCACAAAGGGAAGATTTTAAAAGTAGAGCTAATGAAAATAATCCAactgagaaagaaagagggagacagggaggcagATTGGCCAGCTGGTCTTAGCAGCACAGACTTTGGAAAGAAGGCTTATTATTGATACATCAGAGGCTGTgtaccagtgtgtgtgtgtgtctcagtttgTGTACCTGAGTGTatctgtgagtgagtgagtgtgtatgtgatcatgtatgtatctgtgtgactgtgtgtctgtgtgtgtgcaattgtgtatgttgtctgtgtgtgtctgtgtgtgtgtgagtgtaggaTGACCCAGGAGTAGTCCTTTCAAGTACACAAGAACCCACTTCACCAAATTTTCTTTTGTGAGTAAATGACAGAAATCAACATAGAATTAAGAAGCCATTGACactgtgaatttttcatttttctgtttccctcCCAGGATTTAAGGTACCACAATGTTCACACTTCACTTTATTGGGGATCTTTTTAGACAATAATTTCATGGCAGCTCAGAACTAAGTTTCCACGTCAAAAGAACTGACCTATACATGTGCTGTTGATGCAAATAGAAAATGGTgggaacaaatttaaaaaaaaaagacaaagccttgcataaaataaataaatgaagcaaataaAAGCCCTATAGGACCTGAAAACAGAGGCGAAATAAATTCTCTGAAGAGGAAAATGCATTTTGTTCTAATATTCTcttaatagattttttaaaaaacatgataaGAAGATTGAAAGAAACCGAGGGAACTCTGGATAGATTATGCAAATACTCattccatttctctgcttttgggTGAAGCATGGGCACCGTTTTTAAAGCTGAAAACCCCCAGCACTCACTATCTCTGTTCCCCAGCTGGTGAGCACAACCAAAGGATTATGCATAATGCGTCCGTGATCCCTGGCAGCAAAGACATTTATGCGCAGCTCAAAAAACTCTGGGATGCTGCAGTTCTCAGGGGCTTAgaaggaagattttttaaatacagttccATGATTTTCACCAGCTTATCTCAACCAGGAGGTTAAATATGCTCTCTCTTCTGCACCTTGCTCtttcagagagagaaggaagcagggagGAATTTGCTGCTTCTGCAGCTAGGAATGGTAATGACTTTGACTCTGATTCTAGGTTATCCAATAACGACTAAGACCTTCCTTCATCTCCCCTTTTTGAAAGTGTAAGGTTTACACCAGCGAATATCCCGCACTAAGTTTTgccataattattatttttataataacctCTCTAGCATAGAAAAATGTCTTGCATCATTTAggctcagagaaataaaatgctaTATTTTCACTGTCTCCTCTTCTGTACCTCAAATGACTTGATttgccaggggaaaaaaaaaatcactccaatCCAACTGTTTTAATCTAGGATTCCACGACTTCATTTTACACTGTCTCATTCGACAAATACCCCGTGGCTGGTGACTATGCCTTTCTACAGGCGTTCCTGTCACCAGAGTTCTTAGATCCAGGTGTGCTGCAAACCCAGGTTTTGTTAGGAATACCCCCAGAGTAGGGTTCAGTGCATAATAGAGCCCACCTTCGTTTTACAAACACTGTCTTGGTCTGAAGGGAGCTACAGGCCTGCATGCAGCCCAAAGAAAAAGATCCAAATAAAATTACCCCAGAAATGTCTACTCTTGCTAAAATAGTCATAGGCAAAGGCATCTATAGTCTTCATTCTGATAAGAACGGTCTTTCTTAATTTAAGTGAACCTCAGAGATAAGATCATGTATTagggaaataaataaattgcaGCTATATTTGCCTGAATGCTTTAACATGCCCCAGACAGAAATGATTAAAGAAGATGCTTCTTTTTTATACTTTCCCTGCTGTGTACTCTGTACTGTCAGTCAGACTACCTGTATGTAATCCTAAACTTCCTAAAGGAAGTTCCTTGATCAAAAGATAGGAACATAACCACTCCTAGAGCCCTGGGTACAAATAAACTGTGTGTCACTTTAACAAATATGATTTAAAGGGTGGTGGTCGGCTTGGATGGTTTCCAGCAAAAACCGCCTCCCAAGTTCATCACTGGAAATGGATTCAAgatgattcattaaaaaataaaacataatctgAAACAGAATGACAAGCTCTGTAGTTTAATATTTGGGTGGCACAGGCACCCGGAgtttataaaattcaaattaaatagCCAGTCACCATTCTCTGCATGCTGTCAGGGTTAATTCAGATCGCTTTCCCCACTCTCGCCTTCTCTGATTCAAGCTCGGCAAAGCAGAGCTATAATTAGGGAACGGGCAGTACTCACTGTTCACCAGTTGGGTGTAAGCTTTAAACTAATAACTCAGCAATTACGAGAAAAATGAGCAGTAATTACACCCATTTTACTCGCGGCTAGACAGATGGAACATTTTCTTCTCGTTATTGGCAAACTGTCaccacatttatttcatttttactgtttACTATTTGTTGTACTTTGATTAAGAGTAATTACAGGCTAGGAAAATATGAAAACCATGAATgttgggtatttttaaaaaatagaaagaggcCCTTTTCCTCGATCTGTCTTGCCGGAGCTCTCATTTTAGATTCTGTTGAAAGGATACCAGCGTTCTCAAGAAATCTTGAGTCAGCCTTCGGTTCTGTGATAGCTCTTCAGCAGGGAATTTCCAAGCTTACTGATTATTTGGATCATCACAGGCCACAAATACTGACTTGTTCTCTTACAAAAGCCTCCTTTTCCCTCATCTGTATTCCTTTCGTGCCAGTGACCAAGTAGAGCAGAAATTCACCTTTGCCCAGAATAAAGGAATTACTGTAGAAACAGATCATTGCTATCGTTTTCCTGGTTTTTAGGAAGAGAAGTTTATTTCCCCTCCCAACCttgtaaaataatttcatatacaTTGTGTGGGAAACAATGAGAGTAAGAGCTGCCTACTAAAACTTCCCTCTGAAGCCCTGTAAATAAATCTCACCAATTCTAAGATCacataacatttacattttaCTTGCTGACAAGGCATAAGCAGTATTGATA
It includes:
- the LOC138419671 gene encoding small ribosomal subunit protein eS1-like, with translation MVVGKNKCLMKRGKKGAKKKVVDPFSKKDWYDVKAPAMFHIRNIGKTLVTRTQGTKITSDGLKGRVFKVSLADLQNDEVTFRNSS